In a single window of the Pelagibacterium sp. 26DY04 genome:
- the addA gene encoding double-strand break repair helicase AddA, with amino-acid sequence MTAEIKEQLSVPHDTTLKQARVAEPHANAWVSANAGSGKTYVLSRRVLRLLLDGAQPEAILCLTYTKAAAAEMRHRATAILARWARQDDTDLETELGELVGRRPSGTERRRARALFAHALDTPGGLKINTIHAFCEAVLQRFPREAGVPVNFTVIEEEAATRLLREARETVLAEGLIASGPEGDAVRALFDALSDMQIETAIGQCLSNARKLGPILANPERAIAAMRTRLNLSLGANSDSLRNQVLAQSLVPPSDWPEIFRICPPDGTKSRFEDKLSQIDLDNPDLDTLFAAYLTDKGKVRANFPKASIKRQNPGLAERLAREADRLEVLYDHRKAIAIADNSAALTRVLAAIIARYEAQKRARSLMDFDDLVARTAALLGDRGLGAWVRYKLDAGIDHILVDESQDTNPEQWAVIGALVDDYFSGDGAAQRPKTIFAVGDPKQSIYSFQGAEPRLFVEKGRELQHLAQAADRDWHGETLRTSFRTLSGILYGVDRVFNRSDIATALLAKTGEIGHEAARKRGGGHIEIWPVIESPDAPAIPEEWPTEPLESLAAAPRQLATRIVDTIANWIETRVPVGPGARPIRPEDILILVQKRNGIFPEIVRALKQRNIASPGADRLPVSAHIAIDDLLGLADALLTPADDLTLAAVLRSPLFGVGEDELFTLAHGRKGQTLFDRLAESPLPIARAAHERLVGLRQRLDFDRPYEFFAHVLYAQGGLKQFHARLGEEVDEVIAEFLDLALEHETSEQPSLTGFIAAMRASDIVIKRDLVAKAAGVRVMTVHGAKGLEAPVVILADAASKPRAASDSVYFGEQDDVPFLLYCANKDNHCQASLPLRDEVEARGLAEYWRNLYVAMTRAEEGLHIAGTRDMRTRIEETWHGAITAALAEESETVTDARGEVLRYPAGVPTSAPSVESTVEERTSTRPLILSPPRRRPVMPVLSPSRSEHEWMPRGLETAAEALLDARAARQRGIALHALLQHLSNVPQNRRSAVAHSAAQTLLPDDADLVAPVVERALAILSDPHLAAIFGSESRAEVPFSLTVRHKGAPARLEGRIDRLVHTPAHVLVVDYKSDAVVPSGPETMPPGYMRQLGLYRFATQTLFPHAVVDAAILWTQISTLMRIPADLLDIAASDVTRL; translated from the coding sequence ATGACAGCCGAAATCAAGGAACAGCTCTCGGTCCCGCACGACACCACGCTCAAACAGGCGCGAGTGGCCGAGCCGCACGCCAATGCCTGGGTTTCGGCCAATGCAGGCTCGGGCAAGACCTATGTGCTGTCGCGCCGCGTGCTGCGCCTCCTGCTCGATGGCGCCCAGCCCGAGGCTATCCTGTGCCTCACCTATACCAAGGCGGCGGCCGCCGAGATGCGGCATCGGGCGACGGCAATCCTTGCGCGCTGGGCCCGCCAGGACGACACGGATCTGGAAACCGAACTCGGCGAACTCGTCGGGCGCCGCCCCTCGGGCACTGAAAGGCGCCGGGCGCGCGCTCTTTTCGCTCATGCGCTCGATACGCCGGGCGGGCTCAAGATCAACACCATCCACGCCTTTTGCGAGGCGGTGCTGCAACGTTTCCCGCGCGAGGCCGGCGTGCCGGTCAATTTCACAGTGATCGAGGAAGAGGCCGCCACCCGCCTGCTCCGCGAAGCCCGCGAGACGGTATTGGCGGAAGGGCTGATCGCTTCCGGCCCCGAGGGCGATGCGGTGCGGGCGCTGTTTGACGCGCTGAGCGACATGCAGATCGAGACGGCGATCGGGCAATGCCTTTCCAACGCCCGCAAGCTGGGACCCATCCTCGCCAATCCCGAGCGTGCCATAGCCGCAATGCGAACGCGGCTGAATTTGTCGCTCGGTGCGAATTCAGACAGTCTGCGCAATCAGGTTCTGGCGCAAAGCCTGGTGCCGCCTTCCGATTGGCCGGAGATCTTCAGGATCTGCCCCCCGGATGGAACCAAATCGCGGTTCGAGGACAAGCTGAGCCAAATCGATCTGGACAATCCCGATCTCGATACGCTGTTTGCCGCCTATCTTACCGATAAGGGCAAGGTTCGCGCCAACTTCCCCAAAGCCAGCATCAAGCGGCAAAATCCCGGGCTTGCCGAGCGCCTGGCCCGCGAGGCCGACCGCCTCGAGGTGCTTTACGACCACCGTAAAGCCATCGCGATTGCCGACAACAGCGCCGCGCTGACGCGGGTTCTGGCCGCCATTATCGCCCGCTACGAGGCGCAAAAACGCGCCCGCTCGCTCATGGATTTCGACGACCTCGTCGCAAGAACCGCGGCACTGCTGGGCGACAGAGGGCTCGGCGCCTGGGTGCGCTACAAGCTCGATGCGGGTATCGACCATATTCTGGTCGATGAAAGTCAGGACACCAATCCCGAACAATGGGCGGTGATCGGCGCCCTGGTCGACGATTATTTCAGCGGCGATGGGGCCGCCCAGCGGCCCAAGACCATTTTCGCGGTGGGCGATCCCAAGCAATCGATCTATTCCTTCCAGGGCGCCGAACCCCGCCTGTTCGTCGAAAAGGGACGCGAGTTGCAGCATCTGGCTCAGGCCGCCGATCGCGACTGGCACGGGGAAACGCTGCGCACCAGTTTCCGCACGCTTTCCGGAATCCTTTACGGCGTCGACAGGGTCTTCAACCGCTCCGACATCGCCACCGCGCTTCTGGCTAAAACCGGCGAGATCGGGCACGAGGCGGCGCGCAAGCGAGGCGGCGGACACATAGAAATCTGGCCGGTCATCGAAAGCCCCGACGCTCCGGCAATCCCCGAGGAATGGCCGACAGAACCGCTTGAAAGCCTCGCCGCCGCGCCGCGCCAGCTCGCCACCCGCATCGTCGATACCATCGCCAATTGGATCGAGACTCGCGTGCCCGTCGGCCCCGGAGCACGGCCCATCCGGCCCGAAGACATCCTGATCCTTGTCCAGAAGCGCAACGGGATCTTTCCCGAAATCGTAAGAGCGCTGAAACAGCGCAACATCGCCAGCCCCGGCGCCGATCGGTTGCCGGTTTCGGCCCATATCGCCATCGACGACCTTTTGGGCCTCGCCGACGCGCTGCTCACCCCCGCCGACGACCTGACACTCGCTGCGGTGCTGCGCTCGCCGCTTTTCGGGGTCGGCGAGGACGAGCTGTTCACGCTTGCCCATGGGCGCAAAGGCCAGACGCTCTTCGACCGGTTGGCCGAAAGTCCGCTGCCGATCGCGCGAGCGGCTCATGAGCGATTGGTTGGCCTGCGTCAGCGGCTCGATTTCGATCGTCCTTACGAGTTTTTCGCCCATGTGCTCTATGCCCAGGGCGGGCTCAAGCAGTTCCACGCCCGGCTGGGCGAGGAAGTGGACGAGGTGATCGCCGAATTCCTCGACCTGGCGCTTGAGCACGAAACATCCGAGCAGCCCTCGCTCACCGGCTTTATTGCCGCCATGCGCGCGTCCGATATTGTGATCAAGCGCGATCTCGTCGCCAAGGCCGCAGGCGTGCGGGTGATGACGGTGCACGGCGCCAAGGGCCTCGAGGCGCCGGTTGTGATCCTTGCCGATGCGGCCAGCAAGCCGCGCGCGGCGTCCGATAGCGTCTATTTCGGCGAGCAGGACGATGTCCCGTTCCTGCTCTATTGTGCGAACAAGGACAATCATTGCCAGGCCTCCCTGCCGCTGCGTGACGAGGTCGAAGCGCGAGGCCTCGCCGAATATTGGCGCAATCTCTACGTCGCCATGACACGGGCCGAGGAAGGGCTGCATATCGCTGGAACGCGCGACATGCGCACCCGGATCGAAGAGACCTGGCACGGCGCCATCACCGCCGCTCTTGCCGAGGAAAGCGAGACGGTTACCGACGCCCGTGGCGAGGTTTTGCGCTATCCGGCTGGAGTACCAACCTCGGCACCGAGCGTTGAAAGCACGGTTGAGGAGCGTACCTCAACTCGGCCTCTGATTTTGTCTCCACCGCGCCGACGCCCGGTCATGCCGGTGCTTAGCCCCTCCCGCAGCGAACATGAATGGATGCCGCGAGGGCTCGAAACTGCTGCCGAAGCGCTGCTCGATGCCCGAGCTGCCCGCCAGCGCGGCATTGCGCTCCATGCGCTCCTCCAGCATTTGAGCAACGTGCCTCAAAACCGCCGTTCTGCCGTTGCCCATAGCGCCGCGCAAACGCTCCTGCCCGATGACGCCGACCTCGTCGCGCCGGTGGTCGAACGTGCGTTGGCAATTCTGAGCGATCCCCATCTTGCGGCGATCTTCGGCAGCGAAAGCCGCGCCGAAGTTCCGTTTTCGCTCACCGTCAGGCACAAGGGCGCGCCAGCACGGCTGGAAGGCCGCATCGATCGGCTGGTCCATACGCCGGCCCATGTGCTGGTCGTCGACTACAAATCCGATGCCGTGGTCCCATCCGGTCCGGAAACCATGCCGCCGGGCTATATGCGCCAGCTCGGGCTCTACCGCTTCGCGACGCAAACGCTGTTTCCCCACGCGGTTGTCGATGCCGCGATTCTTTGGACGCAAATCTCGACGCTGATGCGGATTCCGGCCGACCTGCTCGATATCGCGGCGAGCGACGTCACGAGGCTGTGA
- the trxA gene encoding thioredoxin → MTGHVTDATFATEVLGSKEPVLVDFWAEWCGPCRAIAPILEEISGEMAGKVKIVKLNVDENPGTAAQFGVRSIPTMILFKDGQAADMKIGAGTPKAGLVKWLEGHAA, encoded by the coding sequence ATGACCGGACATGTTACAGACGCCACTTTCGCCACCGAAGTGCTGGGTTCCAAAGAGCCCGTGCTCGTCGATTTCTGGGCGGAGTGGTGCGGCCCTTGCCGGGCGATCGCCCCGATCCTCGAGGAAATCTCGGGCGAGATGGCCGGCAAGGTGAAGATCGTCAAGCTCAATGTCGATGAGAACCCCGGCACCGCCGCCCAGTTCGGCGTCCGCTCCATCCCGACCATGATCTTGTTCAAGGACGGCCAGGCCGCGGACATGAAGATCGGCGCGGGTACCCCCAAGGCCGGCCTCGTCAAATGGCTCGAAGGCCACGCCGCCTAA
- a CDS encoding folylpolyglutamate synthase/dihydrofolate synthase family protein, producing MSRTDAILKRLLTLHPKLIDLELGRTERMLEAIGRPQDRLPPVIHVAGTNGKGSTLAHMRAMLEAQGKRVHVYTSPHLVAFRERIRLAGELVSSRALNAALEECEKANRGQPITFFEITTAAAFLLFSRVPADYLLLEVGLGGRFDSTNVIEKPLGTVITPISVDHTQFLGESLAEIASAKAGIIKREAPLVVARQPDEALEVIEREATGKGVMPFVAGTDFDGFAQRGKLVYQDEEGLLDLPLPALAGAHQVDNAALAIAAMRHFGLVEDEKAIAAGLRNVVWPARLMPLRGALSSYINEGQELWLDGGHNAAGAQVLAQALKEMQRTRPAPLVLICGMMASKDAANFFAPFEGMAEHVFTVPIPGEAGALPARALAGFPKARGFETTICRSVPAALQRAAHFPGARIVICGSLYLAGAVLKQNKTPPS from the coding sequence GTGTCCCGCACCGATGCGATCCTGAAGCGGCTGCTCACGCTCCACCCCAAGCTCATCGATCTCGAGCTGGGGCGCACCGAGCGCATGCTGGAGGCCATCGGCCGGCCGCAGGATCGCCTCCCCCCAGTGATCCATGTCGCCGGCACCAATGGCAAGGGATCGACCCTCGCCCATATGCGTGCCATGCTCGAAGCGCAGGGCAAGCGGGTCCATGTCTATACCTCCCCCCATCTGGTGGCGTTCCGCGAGCGGATAAGGCTGGCGGGCGAACTCGTCTCCTCCCGCGCGCTCAACGCGGCGCTTGAGGAATGCGAAAAGGCCAATCGCGGCCAGCCGATCACCTTTTTCGAGATCACCACCGCTGCCGCTTTCCTGCTGTTTTCCCGCGTCCCCGCCGATTATCTGCTGCTCGAAGTGGGGCTTGGCGGCCGGTTCGACTCCACCAACGTGATCGAAAAGCCACTGGGAACGGTCATTACCCCCATTTCCGTGGATCACACCCAGTTTCTGGGCGAAAGCCTTGCCGAAATCGCCTCGGCCAAGGCGGGAATCATCAAGCGCGAGGCGCCGCTGGTTGTGGCACGCCAGCCGGACGAGGCCCTCGAGGTGATCGAGCGCGAGGCGACCGGTAAAGGCGTGATGCCCTTCGTCGCCGGCACCGACTTCGACGGCTTCGCCCAGCGCGGCAAGCTCGTCTATCAGGATGAAGAAGGGCTGCTCGATTTGCCGCTTCCGGCGCTCGCCGGCGCGCATCAGGTCGATAATGCCGCCCTCGCGATAGCGGCGATGCGTCATTTCGGGCTGGTCGAGGACGAAAAGGCGATCGCGGCGGGCTTGAGAAACGTCGTATGGCCGGCCCGGCTCATGCCGCTGCGCGGCGCGCTTTCCAGTTACATCAATGAAGGCCAGGAACTCTGGCTCGATGGTGGGCACAACGCCGCCGGCGCACAGGTGCTCGCCCAGGCGCTCAAGGAGATGCAGCGCACCCGCCCTGCCCCACTGGTCCTGATCTGCGGCATGATGGCTTCAAAGGATGCCGCCAATTTCTTCGCGCCTTTCGAAGGCATGGCCGAGCACGTCTTTACCGTTCCCATTCCCGGTGAGGCCGGGGCACTACCGGCACGAGCCCTAGCGGGCTTTCCCAAGGCCAGGGGTTTTGAGACGACCATCTGCCGGTCGGTGCCCGCGGCGCTGCAGCGTGCCGCCCACTTCCCCGGCGCGCGCATCGTGATCTGCGGTTCGCTCTATCTCGCCGGCGCGGTGCTCAAACAAAACAAAACGCCCCCGAGCTGA
- the accD gene encoding acetyl-CoA carboxylase, carboxyltransferase subunit beta has product MNWIDNVVRPKIRSFLNRREVEDNLWVKCPETGEMVFHRDLEANQWVVPNSGYHMKIKASDRLASFFDDGHYTKLSLPSVPLDPLKFRDTKRYTDRLKEYRTKTGNDDSVIIAQGDLYGSKVTVGVQDFDFMGGSLGMAAGSAIITGLEAALNDRTAFVMFVASGGARMQEGILSLMQMPRTTVAVQRLREAGLPYIVVLTNPTTGGVTASYAMLGDVHLAEPGAVIGFAGARVIEQTIREKLPKGFQRSEYLYDHGMVDMVVHRHNLRPTIGSLIGLLTKAPVNEAIPAARQAAAATAAATVTMRDVAVAAEGDGDDDLLANTPVAGHAE; this is encoded by the coding sequence ATGAACTGGATCGACAACGTCGTTCGCCCCAAGATCCGCTCCTTCCTCAATCGCCGCGAGGTCGAGGACAATCTGTGGGTGAAATGCCCCGAGACCGGGGAAATGGTTTTCCATCGCGACCTCGAGGCCAATCAATGGGTGGTGCCCAATTCGGGCTATCACATGAAGATCAAGGCATCGGACCGCCTCGCCAGTTTCTTCGACGATGGCCACTATACCAAGCTGTCCCTGCCCTCGGTTCCGCTCGATCCGCTCAAATTCCGCGACACCAAGCGCTATACCGACAGGCTCAAGGAATACCGCACCAAGACCGGCAATGACGACTCGGTGATCATCGCCCAGGGCGATCTCTACGGCTCGAAAGTGACAGTGGGCGTCCAGGATTTCGATTTCATGGGCGGCTCGCTCGGCATGGCGGCCGGCTCGGCCATCATCACCGGCCTTGAAGCCGCGCTCAACGACCGGACAGCGTTCGTGATGTTCGTCGCTTCGGGCGGCGCGCGCATGCAGGAGGGCATCCTTTCGCTCATGCAGATGCCGCGCACCACTGTTGCCGTGCAGCGCCTGCGCGAAGCGGGGCTGCCCTATATCGTGGTGCTGACCAACCCCACCACCGGCGGGGTGACCGCTTCCTACGCTATGCTGGGCGACGTGCATCTGGCCGAGCCCGGCGCGGTGATCGGCTTTGCCGGTGCCCGCGTCATCGAGCAGACCATTCGCGAAAAGCTGCCCAAGGGCTTCCAGCGTTCCGAATATCTCTACGATCACGGCATGGTCGATATGGTCGTCCACCGTCACAATCTGCGCCCGACCATCGGCTCGCTCATTGGGCTTTTGACCAAGGCGCCGGTTAACGAAGCCATCCCTGCCGCGCGGCAGGCGGCTGCCGCTACAGCCGCGGCTACCGTCACCATGCGCGACGTCGCCGTTGCGGCGGAGGGAGATGGCGATGACGATCTTCTCGCCAATACTCCCGTCGCCGGCCACGCCGAATAG